TTGCCATAATGCTCACACACAAGCCCTCCGAACTTTTCGTTTGTCTTCCTGTCGTGCAACCATCCGTAAATGATCCCTGCTGTGGCCTGCTCACCCTTTGAAGCGGTACATACTGACATAATACTCTCCATGACAGCGCCATGCTCAAGCTGCTGAGGTCGTTCAACCTTACGCGCAATTCCGGGTAAAATGGATGAGTACGTCATGATATTACACATTTCTATTCCTGCCGATTTTAAAGCCAAATGATACGACCCGGCATGAACGGTAATATCACTTTCACCAGTACCTTTGGTAACAA
This genomic stretch from Bacteroidales bacterium harbors:
- a CDS encoding arginine decarboxylase — encoded protein: MGNRIPRDYFVTKGTGESDITVHAGSYHLALKSAGIEMCNIMTYSSILPGIARKVERPQQLEHGAVMESIMSVCTASKGEQATAGIIYGWLHDRKTNEKFGGLVCEHYGNYGLNELNARLEASLEELYLNGFSERFTLSGIEKITESFVPEKAFGTALVALCFVNYVYPVIGMNA